The following are from one region of the Silene latifolia isolate original U9 population chromosome 9, ASM4854445v1, whole genome shotgun sequence genome:
- the LOC141602553 gene encoding uncharacterized protein LOC141602553, translating to MNTGSKLMGGQPFETYFKLKGKSVATGMQRLNSESQMINLLKSRDKDNKLDIYFIGARKGSVTKTLKTKNPIFPLDSVTDPSVQMMAIPISLRRSPLFASSPNPLRRSPRLATSPILEPVRRLDKLPTRRKLSEIYERENEGSNSDVVLLSDKQKGKQVVSEFENEIIDEEFDEDFDGGNGFDDGYWT from the coding sequence ATGAACACTGGGTCAAAGCTTATGGGTGGTCAGCCTTTTGAAACTTACTTTAAGCTTAAAGGTAAGAGTGTGGCAACTGGGATGCAGAGATTGAATAGTGAAAGCCAAATGATAAACCTGTTGAAATCAAGggataaagataataaacttgACATTTACTTCATTGGTGCTAGAAAAGGGTCAGTTACAAAGACCCTTAAGACCAAGAATCCAATTTTTCCTTTGGACAGTGTAACTGATCCTAGTGTTCAAATGATGGCCATCCCTATATCATTAAGGAGAAGCCCTTTGTTTGCAAGCAGTCCTAACCCACTTAGGAGGTCACCGAGACTTGCAACCTCACCTATTTTGGAACCTGTTAGAAGGTTAGATAAACTACCAACTAGGAGAAAACTGAGTGAAATTTATGAGAGGGAAAATGAGGGGAGTAATAGTGATGTTGTGTTGCTATCTGATAAGCAAAAGGGTAAACAAGTGGTGTCTGAGTTTGAGAATGAAATAATTGATGAAGAGTTTGATGAGGACTTTGATGGTGGTAATGGATTTGATGATGGTTATTGGACTTAA